One Nicotiana sylvestris chromosome 12, ASM39365v2, whole genome shotgun sequence genomic window carries:
- the LOC104217637 gene encoding cytokinin riboside 5'-monophosphate phosphoribohydrolase LOG7-like — protein MEEERRSKFKRICVFCGSSSGKKSSYQEAAIDLGKELVERRIDLVYGGGSIGLMGLVSQAVHDGGRHVLGVIPKTLMPRELTGETIGEVRAVSGMHQRKAEMARQADAFIALPGGYGTLEELLEVITWAQLGIHQKPVGLLNVEGYYNSLLSFIDKAVDEGFISPTARRIIVSAPTAKELIRELEEHVPKKDEIISKLIWEDEIQRYNYTPESSVPT, from the exons atggAGGAAGAAAGAAGATCAAAGTTTAAGAGGATTTGTGTATTCTGTGGAAGCAGTTCTGGAAAGAAAAGTAGCTATCAAGAAGCTGCTATTGACTTGGGTAAAGAGCTG GTGGAGAGAAGGATAGATTTAGTGTATGGAGGTGGAAGCATTGGTCTCATGGGTCTTGTTTCTCAGGCTGTTCATGATGGCGGCCGCCATGTTCTTGG AGTGATTCCAAAGACTCTTATGCCTAGAGAG TTAACTGGTGAAACTATTGGAGAAGTGAGAGCAGTGTCCGGTATGCATCAAAGGAAGGCCGAGATGGCCCGGCAAGCTGATGCCTTCATTGCCCTCCCTG GTGGTTATGGCACCCTTGAAGAACTTCTTGAAGTCATTACATGGGCTCAGCTTGGAATCCACCAGAAACCA GTGGGGTTGTTAAATGTTGAAGGTTACTATAATTCCTTATTGTCTTTTATTGATAAGGCCGTTGATGAAGGCTTTATATCTCCAACTGCACGTCGCATAATCGTGTCTGCTCCAACAGCTAAAGAGTTGATCAGAGAACTTGAg GAAcatgtaccaaagaaggatgaaaTTATATCGAAACTGATTTGGGAGGATGAGATTCAGAGATATAATTATACACCCGAATCCAGTGTCCCTACGTAA
- the LOC104217636 gene encoding 2-Cys peroxiredoxin BAS1, chloroplastic, with amino-acid sequence MACSASSTALLSSNPKASISPKSSFKAPISQCLSVPSSFNGLRNCKPFVSPVARSLSSRVAQSQRRRFTVRASSELPLVGNQAPDFEAEAVFDQEFIKVKLSEYIGKKYVILFFYPLDFTFVCPTEITAFSDRYEEFEKLNTEILGVSVDSVFSHLAWVQTERKSGGLGDLNYPLISDVTKSISKSYNVLIPDQGIALRGLFIIDKEGVIQHSTINNLGIGRSVDETLRTLQALQYVQDNPDEVCPAGWKPGEKSMKPDPKGSKEYFASI; translated from the exons ATGGCTTGCTCTGCTTCTTCAACTGCCCTTCTTTCTTCCAACCCAAAAGCTTCCATTTCCCCCAAATCCTCCTTTAAAGCCCCCATTTCTCAATGCCTCTCTGTTCCTTCCTCTTTCAACGGGCTCCGTAATTGCAAGCCTTTTGTTTCTCCTGTAGCCCGTTCCCTCTCTTCTCGCGTTGCTCAATCCCAACGCCGTCGTTTCACTGTCCGTGCCTCT AGTGAACTTCCACTTGTTGGAAATCAAGCGCCAGACTTTGAGGCTGAAGCTGTTTTtgatcaagaattcatcaag GTTAAACTATCTGAGTACATTGGGAAGAAATACGTGATTCTCTTTTTCTACCCACTAGACTTTACATTTGTTTGTCCAACAG AGATCACTGCTTTCAGTGACCGTTATGAAGAATTTGAAAAGTTGAACACAGAAATATTGGGTGTTTCCGTAGACAGTGTG TTCTCCCACCTTGCCTGGGTCCAAACCGAAAGAAAGTCTGGTGGGCTAGGTGATTTGAACTATCCATTAATTTCTGACGTGACCAAGTCAATTTCAAAATCATACAATGTACTGATCCCCGATCAG GGAATTGCATTGAGAGGACTTTTCATCATTGACAAGGAAGGAGTTATTCAGCATTCAACCATTAACAATCTTGGAATTGGTCGGAGTGTTGATGAAACATTGAGAACTCTTCAG GCATTGCAATACGTTCAGGATAACCCGGATGAAGTGTGCCCAGCTGGATGGAAGCCTGGGGAGAAATCCATGAAGCCTGACCCCAAGGGTAGCAAAGAATACTTTGCATCCATATGA